A genomic segment from Verrucomicrobiia bacterium encodes:
- a CDS encoding tetratricopeptide repeat protein, giving the protein MSRFVNLEFGGESEDHLYSTGGLKDEGFYSTEARSAFESGKFETALRLYSKVLEFNPQNAAAWTGQVRMLIELGEFREARLWAEKALERFPHEPELLAAKAVALGRGGDLQGALAFSDASIEERGDTPYVWLARADVLLARREPRADFCFEKALLLAPGDWFIMWLAGRIRFYYEQFVLALKLYQKALETNAGHFLLWLELGQCQQALGLSGPARTSFTQARQLNPQCYEAGVALTRLAENGLGSYLLGLWRRLLRK; this is encoded by the coding sequence ATGAGCCGTTTTGTTAATCTCGAATTCGGAGGAGAATCGGAGGACCATCTTTATTCGACAGGGGGTCTGAAAGATGAGGGCTTTTATTCAACGGAAGCCCGCTCGGCCTTCGAGAGCGGGAAATTCGAGACGGCATTGCGGCTCTATTCGAAGGTGCTCGAATTTAATCCGCAAAACGCCGCTGCCTGGACCGGGCAGGTCCGCATGCTCATCGAGTTGGGGGAATTCCGCGAAGCCAGGCTCTGGGCGGAAAAGGCCCTCGAACGGTTCCCGCACGAGCCGGAATTGCTCGCTGCCAAGGCCGTGGCACTGGGACGGGGTGGTGATTTGCAAGGCGCATTGGCATTTTCCGACGCTTCAATCGAGGAACGGGGAGACACACCGTATGTTTGGCTGGCGCGAGCCGACGTGCTGCTGGCAAGACGAGAGCCCAGAGCGGATTTCTGCTTCGAAAAAGCCCTGCTCCTGGCCCCGGGCGACTGGTTTATCATGTGGCTCGCAGGACGGATTCGGTTTTATTACGAGCAGTTTGTGCTGGCGTTGAAGCTCTACCAGAAAGCCCTCGAAACCAATGCAGGCCATTTCCTGCTTTGGCTCGAGTTGGGCCAATGCCAACAGGCCTTGGGTCTGAGTGGTCCGGCGCGAACTTCCTTCACACAGGCTCGTCAACTCAACCCGCAATGTTACGAGGCGGGTGTCGCTTTGACTCGCCTGGCAGAGAATGGCCTTGGCTCGTACCTTCTTGGGTTATGGCGGCGGCTGTTGCGCAAATAA
- a CDS encoding PilT/PilU family type 4a pilus ATPase, with protein MSSDMLDRLLSAASDFDASDLHVVAGVPPAFRVNGEIIIADEDVLSEAELEQMAFSLLNEQQRKKFDQEWELCISLLHRAAGRVRATFYRRNGHPEMSFRFCGERIASRQELGLPDKIDELARKPNGLVLVTGPTGAGKTTTLNYMVDLINGERRCKIVTIEDPIEFVHENKRAIVVQQEVLTDVRSFNRALIHVLRQDPDVIVVGEMRDYEAISTALTAAETGHLVLATMHSPSVSHALERIVGVFEGNAQRQIILQLSNALQGIVAQELLPAADRTRRVLAYELIVANNAVRNLIRENQMHQLENTIQTGRKEGMTLMDNCLYDLYCKCLITYDTAMSRARHPDHIVRQKA; from the coding sequence ATGAGCAGCGATATGCTGGATCGGCTCCTGTCGGCCGCAAGCGATTTTGATGCATCCGACCTTCATGTCGTCGCCGGTGTCCCGCCTGCCTTCCGCGTTAATGGGGAAATTATCATTGCGGATGAAGATGTCCTGTCCGAAGCGGAGTTGGAACAGATGGCCTTCAGTCTGCTCAACGAGCAGCAGCGGAAGAAATTCGACCAGGAATGGGAGTTGTGCATCTCCCTGCTCCACCGGGCCGCCGGGCGCGTGCGCGCCACGTTTTATCGGCGAAACGGCCACCCCGAGATGAGCTTCCGTTTCTGTGGCGAACGCATCGCATCGCGCCAGGAATTGGGTTTGCCGGACAAAATAGACGAGCTGGCGCGCAAACCCAACGGCCTGGTGCTGGTCACCGGCCCGACCGGCGCCGGCAAAACGACGACGCTCAATTACATGGTCGATCTCATCAATGGCGAACGCCGATGCAAGATTGTTACCATCGAAGACCCCATCGAGTTCGTCCATGAAAACAAACGGGCCATCGTCGTGCAGCAGGAGGTCCTGACCGACGTGCGCTCGTTCAATCGCGCCTTGATTCACGTTTTGCGCCAGGACCCCGACGTAATCGTGGTGGGAGAGATGCGCGATTACGAAGCGATTTCAACTGCGCTGACGGCGGCAGAGACAGGACACCTGGTCCTGGCCACCATGCATTCGCCCAGCGTTTCGCACGCCCTCGAACGCATCGTAGGGGTCTTTGAAGGCAACGCGCAACGGCAGATTATCCTTCAATTGTCCAACGCCTTGCAGGGTATCGTTGCCCAGGAATTGCTCCCTGCTGCCGACCGGACCCGGCGAGTATTGGCCTACGAACTGATTGTGGCCAACAATGCGGTGCGCAATCTCATCCGGGAAAACCAGATGCACCAATTGGAAAACACCATCCAAACTGGACGCAAGGAGGGAATGACCTTGATGGACAATTGCCTCTATGATTTGTATTGCAAATGCCTGATCACTTATGACACCGCCATGAGCCGCGCTCGGCATCCAGACCATATTGTCAGGCAAAAAGCATGA
- a CDS encoding prolyl oligopeptidase family serine peptidase gives MKPNRSTFQYVKTILLSTALCLVLGELRGAQIQPVSSGDISMRDVLVIGSLGRAGRSALHTDSLEAHIVSGTWRAPAAGETVQTPDGASRTWEPADADTNGVLGKAAMRVAYCYWPVVSAVQRVMLLNAAGHNLVYVNGDLRTGDPYSAGYVQLPVLLKPGTNDFLFQCSRGQLRARLEQPSGPLVIASGDPTLPDLVAGEREPVWGAVVLLNATTNFVQASVRGLTSGSAERLVSIPPLGSRKAPFLLRPRPAPASTNCPVTIEVALALGHRKEFFRTELNLRVRRPDQTCKRTFLSSIDDSVQYYAVNPAPVAAAAAAPNALFLSLHGASVEAIGQADAYSPKKWGQIVCPANRRPYGFDWEEWGRWDAFEVLALAQARYHPDPSRIYLTGHSMGGHGAWQLGALFPGRFAAVGPSAGWISFTTYVATNAPIATNALSQMLRRAAASSDTLLMATNFLQEGVYILHGSEDDNVPVSEARHMAKVLAGFHHDFVYHEQPGVGHWWDISDEPGADCVDWAPMFDFFAHHVIPSDASLRRIRFVTVNPAISARSHWVTVLAQQHPLLPSLVDLQCDPGKRRIVGATTNVARLELALPSLTPGAPLTLELDGQKIENVPWPAPRNPGPLEALGSPAPSSIPRPALLVARRDGRWQLETRFSSFEKNPLRSGPFREAFCNHMVFVYATHGTPAENSWALDKARYDAETFWYRGNGSVPLMSDSAYLTERAKDGKRSRGKHKIKVRNVILYGNADCNSAWPVLLASSPVQVHRGEVKIGSHLFSGDDLACLFLQPNPQDDNALVGVISGSGLPGLRLTERVPYFLSGAGFPDCLLATPELLTKDIAGVRAAGFFGLDWQVNTGEFAWQD, from the coding sequence GTGAAACCAAATCGCTCAACCTTTCAATACGTTAAAACAATCCTGCTCAGCACCGCCCTGTGCCTGGTTCTTGGCGAGCTGCGCGGCGCCCAAATTCAGCCCGTGTCATCGGGTGACATCTCCATGCGCGACGTGCTGGTCATTGGCTCGTTGGGCCGGGCTGGCCGTTCTGCGCTCCACACGGACAGCCTCGAAGCGCACATCGTCTCCGGCACATGGCGCGCACCTGCAGCGGGTGAAACGGTCCAGACCCCAGACGGCGCGAGCCGGACCTGGGAGCCTGCGGACGCGGACACGAACGGGGTATTGGGCAAGGCGGCTATGCGAGTTGCGTATTGCTATTGGCCGGTGGTCAGCGCCGTTCAACGAGTGATGCTTCTCAATGCCGCCGGGCACAACCTGGTCTATGTCAACGGCGACCTCCGCACCGGCGACCCCTATTCTGCCGGCTATGTCCAACTGCCGGTCTTGCTAAAGCCGGGGACCAATGACTTTTTATTTCAGTGTTCGCGGGGGCAGCTCCGCGCCAGGCTCGAGCAACCTTCCGGCCCGCTGGTCATCGCCTCAGGCGACCCCACGTTGCCGGACCTTGTTGCCGGCGAACGAGAGCCAGTGTGGGGCGCGGTGGTCCTCCTCAATGCAACCACCAATTTCGTCCAGGCTTCAGTCCGGGGGCTCACCAGCGGCTCGGCGGAACGCCTCGTGAGCATCCCCCCGCTGGGCTCGCGCAAAGCCCCCTTCCTGCTTCGACCACGCCCAGCGCCAGCATCCACAAATTGCCCCGTAACAATTGAAGTCGCCCTGGCTTTGGGGCATCGAAAAGAGTTCTTTCGAACAGAGTTGAATCTGCGAGTCCGCAGGCCCGACCAGACGTGCAAACGGACTTTCCTCAGCTCGATCGATGATAGTGTCCAGTACTACGCGGTGAATCCCGCCCCGGTCGCTGCTGCTGCCGCAGCGCCCAACGCCCTGTTCCTCTCACTTCACGGGGCCAGCGTCGAGGCCATCGGCCAGGCGGATGCCTATTCCCCCAAAAAGTGGGGACAGATTGTCTGCCCTGCCAACCGCCGTCCTTACGGCTTTGACTGGGAGGAGTGGGGCAGGTGGGATGCCTTCGAGGTGCTGGCCCTTGCTCAAGCCAGATACCACCCGGACCCCAGCCGCATTTATCTCACGGGCCATTCGATGGGTGGACATGGCGCCTGGCAATTGGGAGCGCTGTTCCCTGGCCGCTTCGCCGCCGTCGGCCCCAGCGCGGGCTGGATTAGCTTCACCACGTATGTTGCGACCAACGCGCCAATTGCCACCAACGCCCTCTCCCAGATGCTGCGCCGCGCCGCCGCCTCAAGCGACACCTTGCTCATGGCCACCAATTTCTTGCAAGAAGGCGTCTATATCCTGCACGGCTCGGAGGACGATAACGTGCCGGTCTCCGAGGCGCGGCACATGGCGAAAGTCCTGGCTGGGTTTCACCACGATTTCGTCTATCACGAACAGCCCGGTGTGGGGCATTGGTGGGACATCTCGGATGAACCCGGCGCCGATTGCGTGGATTGGGCGCCCATGTTCGATTTCTTCGCTCATCACGTCATCCCGTCGGATGCCAGTCTGCGCCGCATCCGCTTTGTAACGGTTAACCCGGCAATCTCGGCCCGCTCCCACTGGGTCACCGTCCTGGCCCAGCAACATCCATTGCTGCCCAGCCTTGTCGATCTCCAATGCGATCCAGGTAAACGCCGCATCGTCGGCGCAACTACAAACGTCGCCCGTCTCGAGTTGGCTCTCCCTTCGCTCACACCGGGCGCGCCGTTGACACTCGAATTGGATGGGCAGAAAATAGAAAACGTGCCTTGGCCCGCGCCTCGGAACCCAGGCCCCCTCGAGGCCCTCGGCTCTCCGGCGCCCAGTTCCATTCCCCGCCCCGCCCTTCTTGTGGCTCGACGGGATGGCCGGTGGCAGCTTGAGACCCGCTTTTCTTCCTTTGAGAAAAACCCGCTTCGCTCAGGGCCCTTCCGCGAGGCCTTCTGCAACCACATGGTTTTTGTTTATGCCACCCACGGGACACCTGCGGAGAACTCTTGGGCCTTGGACAAAGCGCGCTACGATGCCGAGACGTTTTGGTATCGCGGCAACGGTTCAGTGCCCTTGATGTCCGACAGCGCCTATCTCACGGAGAGGGCTAAGGATGGCAAGCGCTCGCGCGGCAAACATAAGATAAAAGTCCGTAATGTCATCCTGTATGGCAATGCGGATTGCAACTCGGCCTGGCCTGTGTTGCTGGCGTCCAGCCCGGTTCAGGTCCACCGGGGCGAAGTGAAAATCGGCTCGCATCTTTTTTCCGGGGATGACCTGGCCTGCTTGTTTCTGCAGCCCAATCCCCAGGATGATAACGCCTTGGTCGGCGTCATTTCGGGTTCGGGACTGCCCGGGCTGCGCCTGACTGAACGAGTGCCATACTTCCTCTCAGGTGCCGGGTTTCCTGATTGCCTGTTGGCCACTCCGGAACTGCTCACAAAGGATATAGCGGGTGTCCGCGCGGCGGGCTTTTTCGGCCTTGATTGGCAGGTCAACACCGGCGAGTTCGCGTGGCAGGATTGA
- the ligD gene encoding non-homologous end-joining DNA ligase — MVSARAKPAQYSRGSLPASRRSKSSEEFIPREASQAEISVEGRRVNLTNLQKVFWPQDGITKGDLLRYYAWISPFLLPHLIDRAMVMKRYPNGAAGPFFFQKRAPTPRPEWIETCSIAHSSGSIIEFPVVRDLASLLWTINLGCIDLNPWYARCDDVYRPDYLHFDLDPVEGTLFGRVCETALVVHRALDALKVPNFAKTTGSRGIHVYVPIVRGPTQKQVWTFAKELAQTMRQLHPELITAEYRVANRPKGRVLVDYNQNAWGRTLASVYSVRPKARAPVSMPLTWAEVEEGIRIEDFRLDNAPQRLRERGDLWKPLLQERGRFKLQTLL; from the coding sequence ATGGTATCAGCCCGAGCCAAGCCAGCGCAATATTCCCGAGGGTCGCTCCCCGCATCGCGCCGCAGCAAATCGAGCGAAGAGTTCATCCCAAGGGAAGCTTCGCAGGCAGAGATAAGTGTCGAAGGCCGCAGGGTCAACTTGACCAACCTGCAAAAGGTGTTCTGGCCTCAAGACGGCATCACCAAAGGTGATTTGCTGCGTTATTATGCCTGGATTTCTCCTTTTCTGCTGCCACACCTGATTGATCGGGCGATGGTCATGAAGCGCTATCCCAACGGCGCGGCGGGCCCTTTCTTCTTCCAAAAGCGGGCTCCCACTCCGCGTCCGGAGTGGATTGAGACCTGCTCGATCGCGCACTCCTCGGGGAGCATCATCGAATTCCCTGTAGTGCGGGATTTAGCTTCTTTGTTATGGACAATAAACCTGGGTTGCATCGATCTGAACCCCTGGTACGCCCGGTGCGACGACGTCTATCGCCCTGACTACCTGCATTTTGATTTAGACCCGGTCGAGGGCACCCTGTTTGGGCGGGTTTGCGAAACCGCCCTGGTGGTTCATCGCGCGCTGGATGCGCTCAAGGTCCCGAATTTCGCAAAAACGACTGGTTCCAGGGGCATACACGTTTATGTCCCGATTGTTCGGGGTCCCACGCAGAAACAGGTCTGGACGTTCGCCAAGGAGCTGGCGCAAACGATGAGGCAACTACACCCGGAACTCATTACAGCGGAATACCGCGTGGCCAACCGGCCAAAAGGCCGGGTGTTGGTGGATTACAATCAGAATGCCTGGGGGCGTACCCTGGCTTCGGTTTATTCCGTCCGGCCTAAAGCGCGCGCGCCGGTCTCGATGCCGCTGACCTGGGCCGAAGTGGAAGAGGGGATTCGTATCGAGGATTTTCGCCTGGATAATGCGCCACAGCGCTTGCGCGAGAGGGGGGACCTTTGGAAACCGCTGCTGCAGGAACGGGGCCGGTTCAAACTCCAAACGCTCTTGTGA